In a genomic window of Caloenas nicobarica isolate bCalNic1 chromosome 1, bCalNic1.hap1, whole genome shotgun sequence:
- the ASCL4 gene encoding achaete-scute homolog 4 — MDSNKDDDGLLNRIAFPGAMSLANSHVHPHGVPLREPFGVPFHLDPSYWEQAYGRHAGRISYIPFPGYVGVYDYSFEPAFIRKRNERERQRVRCVNEGYTRLREHLPKEFADKRLSKVETLRAAISYIKHLQSLLDCHPFGSDGKETLSAKELPAAPCPGPPRECNSDGESKTSSASSPYSEFEETGS; from the coding sequence atggaCAGCAATAAAGATGATGATGGACTGTTGAACAGGATTGCATTTCCAGGAGCCATGTCCCTGGCTAACAGCCATGTGCATCCCCATGGGGTCCCCCTGAGGGAGCCCTTTGGGGTTCCCTTCCATCTGGACCCGTCTTACTGGGAGCAAGCCTACGGCAGGCATGCAGGTCGCATCTCCTACATCCCATTCCCTGGCTATGTGGGTGTCTACGACTATTCCTTTGAGCCTGCCTTCATTCGAAAGAGGAATGAGAGGGAAAGGCAGCGGGTGCGCTGCGTAAACGAGGGGTACACGCGCCTGAGAGAGCACCTGCCCAAGGAATTTGCTGACAAGCGCCTCAGCAAAGTGGAGACCCTGAGAGCTGCCATCAGCTACATCAAACACCTGCAGAGCTTGCTGGACTGCCATCCCTTCGGTTCTGACGGCAAGGAAACGCTCTCTGCCAAggagctcccagcagctccgtGTCCTGGTCCCCCGCGGGAGTGCAACAGTGATGGAGAGTCCAAAACCTCCTCAGCTTCGTCCCCCTACAGTGAATTTGAGGAGACAGGCAGCTAG
- the PRDM4 gene encoding PR domain zinc finger protein 4, translating to MHPRMNEMNLSPVGMDQLTSSSVSNALPVSGSHLGLTASPTHNAIPAPGLPVAIPNLGPSLSSLPSALSLMLPMGIGDRGVMCGIPERNYTLPPPPYPHLESSYFRHILPGILSYLADRPPPQYIHPNTINVDSNPALSVSSNPSALDPYQPSETVGLEPGIVSMDSRTVNTHGAQNLHPSDSHEVALDTTITMESVSRVTSPISTDGMTEELTMDDVAGDHSQIPNGSRNHEPLAVDTVGSNLTSDAVGHGGVIPIHGSTLELPVVMEPDHIAGQVTGISDTTLNDSIHTVAMSTNSVSVALSTSHNLASLDSVALHEVGLSLEPVTVSSINQEVAMGPSHVDVSADNLAFVPSSLQMEDSNSNKENMATLFTIWCTLCDKAYPSDCPDHGPVTFVPDTPIESRARLSLPKQLVLRQSIMGAEAGVWTRETIPVRTCFGPLVGQQSHSLEVADWTDKAASHVWKIHHNGVLEFCIVTTDENECNWMMFVRKARNREEQNLVAYPHDGKIYFCTSRDIPPEHELLFYYSQDYARQLGVPEHPDMHICHCGKECASYADFKAHVSSHIHSHLPSQGHSSSHGPGHVKERKWKCSMCPQAFISPSKLHVHFMGHMGMKPHKCDFCSKAFSDPSNLRTHLKIHTGQKNYRCTLCDKSFTQKAHLESHMVIHTGEKNLKCDYCEKLFMRRQDLKQHVLTHTQERQIKCPKCDKLFLRTNHLKKHLNSHEGKRDYVCEKCTKAYLTKYHLTRHLKICKGPTSSLSAPEEEEEEDSEEELVDSVRTEDCRINNGVYSTGDGLSGHK from the exons ATGCACCCCAG AATGAATGAAATGAACTTGAGTCCTGTAGGGATGGACCAGCTGACCTCATCCTCTGTAAGCAATGCCCTGCCGGTCTCGGGGAGCCACTTGGGATTGACAGCATCGCCCACTCACAATGCCATACCAGCACCAG gcTTGCCTGTTGCAATTCCAAACTTGGGTCCCTCCTTGAGTTCCTTGCCCTCTGCTTTGTCTCTGATGCTCCCAATGGGTATTGGGGATCGAGGAGTGATGTGTGGTATACCAGAGAGAAACTACACCCTACCTCCACCACCATACCCTCACCTGGAGAGCAGCTATTTCAGACACATTCTACCTG GTATATTATCTTACTTGGCTGACAGACCTCCACCTCAGTACATCCACCCCAACACTATAAATGTTGACAGCAATCCGGCTTTGTCAGTCTCTAGCAACCCCTCAGCCCTAGATCCCTACCAGCCCAGTGAGACTGTGGGGCTGGAACCAGGGATTGTGTCCATGGACTCCCGCACAGTGAACACGCACGGTGCTCAAAACCTGCATCCTAGTGACAGCCATGAGGTAGCGCTGGATACTACAATCACTATGGAGAGCGTTTCGAGGGTAACCAGCCCCATCTCTACAGATGGGATGACAGAGGAGCTTACAATGGACGATGTAGCCGGGGATCATTCGCAGATCCCAAACGGCTCCCGGAACCATGAACCTTTAGCCGTAGACACGGTGGGGAGTAACTTGACATCAGACGCTGTGGGACACGGCGGTGTCATTCCCATTCACGGTAGCACTTTGGAACTCCCTGTTGTCATGGAGCCCGACCACATTGCCGGGCAGGTGACAGGAATATCGGACACCACACTAAATGACTCCATTCATACTGTGGCCATGAGCACCAACTCTGTGAGCGTGGCGCTCTCTACCTCACACAACCTGGCTTCCCTGGACTCGGTAGCCTTGCATGAAGTGGGCCTCAGCCTCGAGCCGGTGACGGTGTCTTCCATAAACCAGGAAGTAGCCATGGGACCAAGTCACGTGGATGTGTCTGCGGACAATCTTGCCTTCGTACCATCCTCTCTGCAAATGGAAGACTCCAATTCGAACAAGGAGAACATGGCAACCTTGTTTACAATAT GGTGCACACTGTGTGACAAGGCATATCCATCAGACTGCCCAGATCACGGGCCCGTCACGTTTGTCCCTGACACCCCGATAGAGAGCCGAGCCAGGCTCTCTCTCCCTAAACAGCTTGTGCTCCGGCAGTCTATCATGGGAGCTGAAGCAG GTGTGTGGACACGAGAAACCATTCCTGTAAGGACTTGTTTTGGACCTTTGGTCGGGCAGCAGAGCCATTCTCTGGAGGTGGCCGACTGGACAGACAAAGCAGCCAGTCACGTCTGGAAG ATCCATCACAATGGTGTCCTGGAGTTCTGCATCGTGACAACTGATGAAAATGAGTGTAACTGGATGATGTTTGTACGCAAAGCCAG GAACCGGGAAGAGCAGAACCTGGTAGCTTATCCTCATGATGGAAAAATTTACTTTTGCACCTCTCGGGACATCCCACCTGAACATGAGCTTCTCTTTTATTACAGTCAGGACTACGCACGACAGCTTG GTGTCCCAGAACATCCGGACATGCACATCTGCCACTGCGGAAAAGAATGCGCTTCCTATGCGGACTTCAAGGCCCACGTGAGCAGCCACATCCACAGCCACCTCCCCAGCCAggggcacagcagcagccacggGCCAGGCCACGTCAAGGAGAGGAAGTGGAAGTGCTCCATGTGCCCCCAGGCTTTCATCTCCCCTTCCAAGCTCCACGTCCACTTCATGGGGCACATGGGCATGAAGCCGCACAAGTGTGATTTCTGTAGCAAAGCTTTCAGTGATCCTAGCAACTTACGGACACACCTCAAGATACACACAG GTCAGAAGAATTATCGCTGTACCCTCTGTGACAAATCGTTCACCCAGAAGGCTCACCTGGAATCGCACATGGTCATCCACACCGGGGAGAAGAATCTGAAGTGCGATTACTGTGAGAAGCTGTTCATGCGGAGGCAGGACCTCAAGCAGCACGTACTCACTCACACACA AGAACGGCAGATCAAGTGCCCCAAGTGTGACAAGCTGTTCCTGAGGACAAATCACCTGAAGAAGCATCTCAATTCACATGAAGGAAAGAGAGACTATGTCTGTGAAAAATGCACCAAGGCTTATCTAACCAAATATCACCTCACTCGCcacttaaaaatatgtaaaggcCCCACATCCAGTCTGTCAGCcccagaggaagaagaggaggaggattcAGAGGAGGAATTAGTAGACTCTGTGAGGACCGAAGACTGTAGGATTAACAATGGAGTCTATTCAACAGGTGATGGCCTCTCTGgacacaaatga